Below is a window of Sporosarcina ureae DNA.
CGAATCCTGATCATTGACGGTGCGATGGGGACGATGCTACAAGCGGAAGATTTCTCGACAGAGGACTTCGGCGGAGAAGAATACGATGGATGTAACGAATACATGAGTGTGTTACGCCCTGATGTTTTAGAAAAGATTCACGATGAGTACTTAGAAGCTGGCGCTGATATCATTTGCACGAATACGTTTGGTGGTACACCCCTTGTGTTGAATGAATTTTCACTAGGTCACCGCGCAAATGAAATTAATGCAAAGTCAGTTGAAATTGCAAAAAAGAGTGCGGCGAAGTTCTCCACACCGGAATGGCCACGTTTTGTCGCAGGTGCAATCGGACCAACGACAAAGACACTTTCCGTTACAGGTGGGATTACGTTCGATGAACTATCTCATGATTTCTACGTTCAAGCAAAGGCACTTATCGAAGCAGGCAGTGACTTGATTCTGATGGAAACGAGTCAGGATATGCTGAACGTAAAGGCTGGTACGATTGGCATTAAAAAGGCGTTTGAAGAACTTGGACGCGAAATACCCATTATGATTTCAGGTACAATCGAGCCTATGGGTACAACTCTCGCAGGCCAAAGCATCGAATCCTTCTATATTTCCATTGAACACGTTCACCCTCTTTCGGTCGGGTTGAACTGCGCAACGGGTCCTGAATTCATGACAGATCACTTGCGTTCATTATCAGAGTTAGCGACAAGCTACGTTACGTGCTATCCAAATGCTGGATTGCCGGACGCGGAAGGACATTACCACGAATCACCTGAGTCCCTATCAAAAAAGCTTGCAGGCTTTGCCGAAAAGGGCTGGCTAAATATGGTTGGCGGTTGCTGCGGTACGACGCCTGACCACATTCGTGCAATTAGAGAAGCAGTAAAAGACTTAAAGCCTCGCCAAATAGCGGAACCTCACGGCCATGCAGTTTCAGGTATCGAACCATTACTATATGACGAAACTATGCGCCCTCTATTGATTGGTGAACGAACGAACGTGATCGGTTCGCGTAAATTCAAGCAGCTGATCGTAGAAGAGAAATTTGAAGAGGCTTCTGAAATCGCACGTGCACAAGTAAAACGTGGAGCACACGTATTGGATATTTGTCTTGCGAATCCCGACCGTGATGAGTTGCATGATATGACTCGCTTCATGCAAGAAGTAGTGAAGAAAGTTAAAGTCCCTCTAGTCATTGACTCGACAGATGAAAATGTTATTGCGGAAGCGCTGAAATTCTCACAAGGTAAGGCGATCATCAACTCCATTAACCTAGAAGATGGTGAAGAACGCTTTGACGCGGTACTTCCTTTAGTTAAAAAGTATGGAGCAGCTGTCGTAGTTGGAACGATTGATGAAATTGGAATGGCTGTAACGAGAGAGCGCAAACTTGAAGTCGCGTTACGTTCATATGATTTACTCGTCAATAAATGGCAGATTCCGCCCGAAGATATCATTTTCGATCCACTCGTCTTCCCTGTCGGCACAGGCGATGAGCAATACATTGGCTCTGCAGTAGAAACGATTGAAGGAATTCGATTAATCAAAGAAAAGCTCCCACGTACTCTAACAACTTTAGGTGTCAGTAACGTATCATTCGGACTACCGTCTGTTGGTCGTGAAGTATTAAATGCCGTGTACTTGTATCACTGTACACAAGCAGGTCTTGATTACGCGATTATAAACACAGAAAAACTTGAACGTTATGCTTCGATTCCAGAGGCTGAAGTAAAGCTGGCGGATGATCTACTGTTTTCCACAACGGATGACACACTGGCAGCATTCGCGGACTTTTATCGTGGTAAGAAAAAAGAAAAAACAGAAGATGATCTACCGAAAACTGTAGCTGAACGTCTTTCATACTATATAGTCGAAGGAACAAAAGAAGGTTTAATTCCTGACTTGGATGCCGCTTTAAAAACATATGACGAACCGCTTGATATCATCAATGGTCCACTCATGACAGGGATGGCTGAAGTTGGCCGTCTATTCAATGATAATCAGCTGATCGTAGCAGAAGTTCTACAAAGTGCTGGAGTCATGAAAGCTTCGGTTTCCTATCTTGAGCAGTTCATGGAGAAAAAAGAAGACGATTCGGGGAAAGGTAAAATTATCTTAGCTACAGTTAAAGGCGACGTACATGATATCGGGAAAAACTTAGTAGAAATCATATTAAGTAATAATGGATTTAAAGTAATCGATATCGGCATCAAAGTAACTCCTGCCGCATTGATTGAAGTAATCCGTAAAGAAAAGCCAGATATTGTAGGTCTGTCAGGATTACTCGTTAAGTCTGCACAACAAATGGTCTTGACTGCACAAGACTTCAAGGCCGCGGGTATTGATACGCCTATTATGGTTGGCGGAGCAGCGTTGACAAGACGCTTCACCGAAACTAAAATCGCTTCTGAATACGACGGTCCAGTAATTTTTGCCAAGGATGCGATGCAGGGGCTTGATTTAGCAAACCGTCTACAAAGTGAAGGCAAAGAAGAATTACTCGAAGAATTAGTGCAAAGTATCGAAAAACGTGAAGCCAATGACGCGATTAAAGCAAGTCGCGGAGCTGTGGCAGTTGCGGTCAAGCCGCGTCCAGTGAAAACGGTGCGCACCGATGTTCCAGTATTCGTACCGACAGATTTGCGCAGACGTGTCGTGAAAGATTATTCTGTCGCACACTTACATCCTTATGTAAATATGCGCACACTGATCGGTCACCACTTAGGCCTGCGTGGAAATGTCGATAAAATGCTTGAACGAAAAGATGAACGTGCAGTACAACTTCACGACATGGTCACCGAGTTCTTGAAGTCCGATAAAATGAAAGCTTCCGGCGTTTATCAATTCTTCCCTGCCCAAGCAGATGGCGATGACGTAATCATTTACGATCCGGAAGATTCAAAAACTGAAATTGAACGCTTCACGTTCCCGCGTCAAGAAAAAGAACCATTCCTATGCTTGGCCGACTACTTGAAAACAGTAGAAAGCGGCGAGATGGACTACGTCGCTTTCATGCAAGTAACTGCCGGCAAAGGCGTTCGTGATTATGCAAACAAATTGAAAGCGGAAGGAAAGTTCCTAGAAAGCCACGCATTCCAGTCAACTGCTCTGGAACTCGCGGAAGGATTCGCTGAACGGATTCACCAAGAAATCCGTGACCAGTGGGGATTCCCTGACCCAACTGACTTCACTATGCTCGAACGTTTCGCAGCCAAATACCAAGGCCAGCGATTCTCATTCGGCTATCCAGCCTGTCCGAACCTAGAAGACCAAGCCAAACTCTTCCGCCTCATCAGACCGGAAGAGCACGGAGTTATTCTGACCGAAGAATTCATGATGGAACCAGAAGCATCCGTATCCGCAATGGTCTTCGCACACCCCGACGCGAGATACTTTAATGCATAACATTAAATGCTGAAAGCGCCTTGTAGACTCGACAGGCGTTGGAAGAACTACCACAAAGGCGCTCCTTGCCTTTTTGGCAGTTCTGAAACGTCCCGAGAGTCTGGCGCTTGAAGCTGGATAACATTAAATGCTGAAAGCGCCGTCTAGACTCGACAGGCGTTGGAGGAACTACCACAAAGGCGCTCTTTGCCTTTTTGGTAGTTCTGAAACGTCCCGAGAGTCTGGCGCTTGAAGCTGGATAACATTAAATGCTGAAAGCGCCGTCTAGACTCGACAGGCGTTGGAAGAACTACCACAAAGGCGCTCCTTGCCTTTTGGGTAGTTCTGAAACGTCCCGAGAGTCTGGCGCTTGAAGTAGAAAAAAACCCGCTATCTCTGAAATATACAGAGACAGCGGGTTTTTTCATAGTAATAGAAGTTTATCGGCACCTTCTACGACGGTGACAACCACCGCCACCATGTCCTGGACCGAAGCCTGGTCCAAAGCCTGGTCCCATTCCTCCTCCAAATCCAGGTCCTCTTCCTGGCATAATAGTAGAGCCCATAACGTCTTCAGTAGTTTCTGTATAGTAGTGCTGTGGCACACCAACCACGTGGTGTCGATTCACATTCACGATCGGATGAATAAATGGCATTTCCTGTTTAGTGAAGCAATCATTAAAGCGATACTGCGGTGGGCAAACTACGGGTTGGAATCCTTGTTGCTGTCCACCTGGCATACCTTGCATACCATGCATACCTGGCTGATACTGTTGGTGCCCCCACCCTTGCTGGTGATGTCCACCTGACATTCCACAATGTCCTTGATTCATTTCTCCACCTCCTTATACCCTATTACATGCGAGCTAATAAATTTGTTACGGGCTACCGCCATAGAATAGTAAAAAATAAAAAAACAATATCCTTGATTACCAGGAATAAAGGACACTGCTACATTATTAACAGACTGTTTATCATTCACAGTTTGTAGTCATAAAAGATTTCTCAGACCGTAAAAAGTTGGAGTCACGACGCAACTCCAGCCCAGCCAAATATAGTAATGATCTAATAAAACAACCTATTCTGTTTAGAGCGCATGAGTGAAATTTACGTTATGTGGGTATAGTACGATATCACCTATTTTTTGAAGGAGAGAAATTATATGAAACGAAATAGAATTATACTATTTGACGGTGAATGTAACTTTTGTGACGCGAGCGTGCAATTTATTATTAAACGTGACCCGTACAAACATTTTTCATTCGCTTCTTTACAAGACGATGTAGGTAGAAAACTTCGCAAAGACTATCAAATTCCTGATAACGTAGATAGCTTAGTATTGATTGAAAATGGTAAAGCTTATACAAAATCAGGCGCAGCTTTACGTATTGCGAAAAAATTGGATGGACTTTGGCACTTAGCATTTCTATTCATCGTCATTCCACCCGCAATTCGCGACATTGCCTACGACTATATTGCAACAAACCGATATAAATGGTTCGGCAAAAAGGAATTATCCTGCATGTTGCCTTCACCTGAAGAACGTCAACGTTTTATCTCGTAAAGATTTTAACTCTCTATCCAAATACGATAAAAAGACTGAAAACAAGCTCCAATGTTCCTGGAGTTGCTTTCAGTCCGAGCCTTCCTACGTTACGGAAGGCTTTTTTTCATGAAGTTAATTCTTTATATTCTTCGTCAGAAAAGGCCCGTGATCTAGTCAGGAAACGTTTCCCTTCCACTCCCTCGAGCGAAAACATTCCACCACGTCCATCGACTACGTCAATAATTAGCTGTGTATGTTTCCAATACTCAAACTGACTTTTCATCATATAGAATGGCATACCACCGATGTGCCCTAGCAATACGTCTTGGTTACCGACAATTAAATCACCATCTTCGTAACACATCGGAGAAGATCCATCACAGCAACCCCCGGACTGATGAAACATCAGAGGACCGTGCTTATCTTTTAACAACTCTATAAGAGCCAATGCTTCTTCTGTTGCGACTACTCGATCTGGCATAGGAATTCCTCCATTCACTGCGGATCCTCCAGATAGATTCGATCAAAAGAATCCTTGTTTGCTTTCATCGTAGCTAACTAGCATGTTCTTTGTCTGCTGATAATGAGCTAGCATCTGTAAGTGATTTTCACGGCCGATACCCGAAGCTTTATAGCCACCGAAAGCAGAGTGTGCCGGATATGCATGATAGCAGTTCGTCCATACGCGTCCTGCCTGAATCCCGCGACCGAAGCGGTACGCTGTATTCATATCACGCGTCCACACACCTGAACCTAGTCCATACAATGTATCGTTCGCAATTTCTAGCGCCTCTTCTTTATCTTTAAACGTCGTTACTGCAACTACAGGACCGAAAATTTCTTCTTGGAAGATTCTCATCTTATTATGTCCTTTAAATACAGTCGGCTGCACATAATAACCTTCTGCAAGATCACCTTCGAGCTTATTTTGCTCTCCACCTGTTAGACATTCTGCACCTTCTTGCTTTCCGATATCTAGGTAAGAAAGAATCTTCTCTAGTTGCTCAGTCGATGCCTGGGCACCCATCATGACCGTTGGATCTAATGGATTTCCTGTCTTGATCGCTTTAACACGCTCAAGTGCACGTTCCATGAACTTATCGTAAATGGATTCCTGAATCAACGCACGAGATGGGCATGTACAGACCTCTCCTTGGTTTAATGCGAACATTACGAAACCTTCAACTGCTTTATCAAGGAATGCATCATCTTCCGCCATTACATCTTCGAAGAAAATGTTCGGGGATTTTCCGCCCAATTCCAAAGTAACCGGAATCAAGTTTTGAGAAGCATACTGCATGATCAGACGGCCTGTTGTCGTCTCCCCTGTGAATGCAATCTTATTGATACGTGGATTGGAAGCTAATGGCTTTCCTGCTTCTAGTCCGAAACCGTTGACTACGTTCAGCACACCTGCCGGCAGTAAGTCTTCGATTAATTCAACCAATACCAAAATAGATGCAGGCGTTTGTTCAGCCGGTTTTAGCACGACACAATTTCCTGCCGCTAATGCCGGAGCAAGTTTCCATACTGCCATTAGAATAGGGAAGTTCCAAGGAATGATCTGACCTACGACTCCTAGTGGCTCATGGAAGTGATAAGCTACTGTGTCGTTATCGATTTGACTGACTCCGCCTTCTTGCGCGCGAATTGCAGAAGCAAAGTATCTGAAATGGTCAACTGCTAGCGGAAGATCGGCATTCAATGTTTCACGAACGGCTTTTCCGTTATCCCATGTTTCAGCTACAGCAAGCATTTCTAAGTTCTCTTCAATACGATCTGCAATTTTTAGCAAAATATTTGAACGTTCAGTGACTGATGTTTTTCCCCACGCGTCTTTTGCTGCATGAGCTGCATCCAGAGCTAGTTCAATGTCTTCTTCTGTAGATCTCGCTACCTGAGTAAACACTTTACCTGTCACTGGTGTTGAATTATCGAAATACTGACCTTTGACTGGCGCCGTCCACTTGCCGCCAATGAAATTTTCATAGCGTTCTTTGAACTGAACCTTTGAACCTTCTGTATTTGGATTTGCGTAAACTAGATTTTCTGAAGCTTGTACCATACTGCGTCACACTCCCTATTCTCATTATTTTGCTTGTATCTAAGCGCAACTGTTATGCACGCAAAGCTATTATACGAAACATAGTTTCACTTTATTCCTGATGTGTACGCTTTCATAAGCTATCTTTTATTCTAAACTATTCGGTAAGCGCTTTCAATCAAATAGTTTTATAGTTCATACAAATTGTTGTGTGTTTAATAATCGCTCTATTCTAATCCGCTTATAAAGATTATAAAACTGTACATTTTAGGTAATGCTAAAGAAAACTACTTTAGTTAAGAAGGGATTCCTATGAATCAAAAAGGCTCTATCAGCGTTTTGCATGTGGTGTTTTTATCCATGACGGTTATTGGACTAAAAAATCATGTGACCATCATTCCTTCATTGTTGGAGGATGCACGTAGAGATGGATGGATATCAGTCATAATTGCGTTTCTTGCTATCTTTCCCTTTGTCTTTCTTTTTATCTATATCCATAAAAAGTCCGAACGAAAACATTTGGCGAAGTGGCTCACTGATAATGTTGGCAAGGTGCCATCAGCCGTCATCCGATACATGGTAGCGATATTTCTGCTGATTTTGTCTACTTTTACAATGGTCGAGATGTTGGAGTGGATTGCCGCCACTTTTTTACCGAAAACTCCCCTGTTTTTATTATTGCTGACATTTAGCGTCTTATGCGTTCTGCTTGCGATGGCTAATTTACAATCCATCGTCACCGTCAATGCAATTGTGTTATTTGGTGTAGTCGTTCTGGGATTTTTCGTAGCGTTTACCAACTTGCAAGTGAAAGATTACAACATGTTAAAACCTTTTTTAGAACACGGCGTACAACCTGTCCTCAAATCCGCCGTCTATCCTGCTTCGGGATTTATAGAACTTTCGTTACTTCTCTTCATTCAGCATCGCGTGAAAAATCCGTTTCGCTGGTACCATTTTGCGGTCATGATGCTCATCTTGCTCGGGCTGACGATAGGCCCCCTCGTTGGCGCTATTACAGAGTTCGGACCGGAAGAAGCTACGAAGCAACTTTATCCTGCTTATGAGGAATGGGGACTTGTCTCGATTGGTCGTTTTTTTGAACACTTAGACTTCCTTTCCATTTATCAATGGCTAACAGGCGCTTTTATTCGTATCGGTTTGCTACTCTTCATTGCAATTGATCTGTTAGGAATGACCAATGATAAGAAGAGGATTTCACAGATCATCTTACCGGCCCTCTTCTTTATGAGCGTGTCTTTACTTTTAGTGAGTGACCATGTATTTCTTAAAATCAAAGGTGATTATGTTTTAACCGGCACATTTGTATTCTTGTTTCTTCTAACACTCTTTCTCGTCTTCGCTGCAAAACGCTCAGGAAGGAAATCAAGAAAACAGCCGAACTAATCTATTAGGAAATGGTGATATAGTATGAGAACTCCTGATATGAGCATTGATCTGGATTCACTACAGCAACTTTTTCTACGTTCTAGTGATATACAGTTCCAGCCCTATACTTTTCAATCACATACAGTCTATTTCATCACATGCGATTCAATGTTCGACGCACAATTATTGAATGAAGTCGTGATTCCAAATGTACGCAAATTATATGATGACAATAAAGAAAGCATAAGTGAGCAAGTTCTTTGCTCTTCTTTATATATACCAAAACTTCAGATTCCAAAAACAGAAAAAGAACTAATTACGCTAATGTATACGGGGCATGTGCTCGTGTATTTTGAAGAGCTCCAATTAGTTGTGGCTGGTAATATTGAAAGTAAACCAAATCGGTCACCTGAAGAAACCCGTTTAGAAGTTCCGGTTAAAGGACCTCGTGATAACTTTATTGAAGATATCTCAGTTAATATTGCACTCATTAGAAAACGCCTTCCAACCAATTCTTTATGCGTGGAAAAGTTCGAATTAGGCGCTCGGTCAAAAACTTCTGTAGCACTTATGTACTTCGATGATATTGCCAGTGAAGATACATTAAACCAATTGCGTACACAGCTAGGCAAAGTGAATACGGATATTGTGTTCAGTGGTGATGCATTGATGGAGTTAGTGAACAAAAAAGCCTTGCTCTTTCCCCGATCTGACTATACGGGACGTCCTGACAATGCAATCCAGTCATTGGCGAGAGGTCGCTTCGTTATTCTAGTGGACGGCGTAACCTACGCCGTCATCACTCCGATCAGCTTGTTTTTATTAATGAAAACTTCCGAGGATTTTGAGTTTCCAAGTCTCCAAAGTTCGATCCAACGATTGCTTCGTCTCGGCAGTTTATTAATTGGTTTACTGTTACCCGCTTTTTGGCTTGCACTCACCTCCTTTCATCAAGATCAGTTACCTATTCAATTATTGGCAACCATCGTACAGGCAAACATAGGTCTACCTTTTCCTTCTATATTTGAAATGTTATTGATGCTCGGCTTATTTGAGTTATTTCGAGAAGCGGGTCTACGTCTGCCAACCGTAATCGGAAGTACGATTGGAGTTGTAGGTGGATTGATTATTGGAGATGCGGCAATACGCGCAGGTTTAACAAGTCCCGCTATGATTGTCGTGATCGCCACTTCTACAATTGCGGTCTATACTTTAGTTAATCAATCACTCGTTACAGCTGTCAGTGCGTTACGCGTATTTTTTATTTTACTTACCGGACTGATGGGTTTATTTGGTTTTTATGTGTCTTTATTTGCTACCCTTTTATATTTATCAACTATCCATACATTCGGGGTCCCTTATTTAAGTATTTCAACAGACATCAAGTGGAAAAATATTAAAAAGACATTGTTCCGCCTACCTACTGAGCAATATAATGAGCGACCTGATGTATTGCATCCAAAGGATAAAACTCGCCAGAAAGGAACGGGAGAATGAAAAAAACTGCGTTGTTCGCAACACTTTGTCTGACGTTATTACTGGCGGGTTGCTGGGATATGAGAGAACCCGAGCGAATGTTGTATGTCAACGGCTTGGGTGTTGATTATGTAGACAATCAATTTCACATATATATACAGATCATCGACTTTGCCAATACACCAAAATCTGAACAACCCGTGAGTGACATCCCTCAGGCCGAAGTAGGATTTGCAAAGGCCGATACATTTGATGATGCCCTTGCCCAGCTGTACCACTCCGTTGACCAGCAGGTATTTTGGGGACATGCTTCTTACATTGTTGTATCGGAAAAGGTGTTGGAGCATGGAAAATTAAATGCAGTCATTGACAGAATTACACGGTATCTAGAGACGCGCTATCAAATTTGGTTATATGCCACAAAAGATCCGGTGCAGGACGTGTTGCTGGTCCGCCCTGTTATTAACAAAGCACTTACCTTATCAAAACTGGGTGATCCAGACAATTCCTACGAACAAGAATCGTTTGTCTATCCTACGAATATACGCGAGCTGATTATCGGTTTGGACGAGCCGGGACACGAAGCGGCAATCCCTCTTATCAACGTAAAGGATAATTGGGAGTCTTCAAAAGAGTCCGTTGCAGCACCTGTTTTATCAGGCATAGCGTCCATTTCACGCCACCATTTCAAAGGATTTATTACGGGTTCTAGCGCAAGAGGATTGCAGTGGATGACGAAGAAAACTAAACGTGGTCGAATTTCTTTCAAGACAGAGAGCGATGATCATGTATCCATAATAGTCGATAAAGTAAAACCGACCATTACACCTATCAATAAAAACGGCGTGAAATTTAATGTGGAAGTAGATATCGAAGCATCATTAAGTACAAAGGAAGGTTCTATTTCGATAAAAGAAATCAAAAAAAGATTGGAGGAAGAGATATCTAAACAAATTTTAGAGACATACAAAGAGGCTATGGAAAAAAACATTGATATCTATCGATTTTCCGAACATTTATACAGAAAAGACTTGAAGACGTGGAAGAAATATGAGCAAGACGGAGGAATTGAACTAACAGAGGAATCGATCAGTAAGTTGAACGTACGGGTCACCAAGCTTAATTCAGACCGAAAGAGTTTTCAAGAAACGATCAAATAGAACTAATCAATTAAACCGCCACAATCCACTATGGACTGCGGCGGTTTATTGTTAATTACATGTCATGTAACGCCAATAATTATCTCCCAGCACACCTGTCAAATACGCTAAGCCTTCACTTTCAGTACGGTGCAACGAGCGCCAGTCCTCGTCATCAAGCGCTAAATATACTTCATGATGTGGCGCATCGTTATGATAGCCAACTAGGTCTAGGTTTCCTTGCTGGTCTAAATGCGCTTTCACTTCATAATGAATAGGTGGTGAAGCGGTTAGTGGATTACCTACGTCATGGTTGATTGCAAAAAGAACTTCAGTCGATTTCCCTTCTAATCGCTCAATTTCTATACCGTCTACAGACGCATGGTCATGGCGCTTATATCGTTTCATATAATTCATGCCAATTGAAGGTCCAGTGGCTTTCGTAAATTGCAGTGTGCTATCGCCTCCGATAAACTCTCCTTCTATGTCCACACGGGTACGGAAGCTTTTTCCTTCTGGGTTGAAATCTCGATCATCACCTGTGAAATATGGAATTGGTGAAAAGAGATTCGGGTTTTTTATGATATCTTCTTTTAAAAACGTTGCATAGCGGAACTTCCATTGCTTCACTTCATTTACTTTTTTTCTGTCAGCAATCGGTGTAAGCAATTGATCCCGTTGCTTTACACGTACAGAAAAAGTATAGACTTCTTCTGTTGGTTTATTATTCGGATTCGGAGGCATAATCACTTCATACACTTTGGATGCGATCGATTTACTGACATTCATTTTCTGATTGCTGTCAATCAACGGACACGTTGCCGAGACGCTATATACTACTGCTTCCGAAGGACTTATCTCACGATCAATAAAACGATTATCCGTAATTGTTTCGAGATATTGACCGTTGCGGTAAATATCGAACTTCTCCACATCTTTGATCCACTCCCATGACAGAGCAATTTGTGATGAAGCGGCAATCGTTGTGATGACTAATCGTTGCAAAGGATGTTCATCTTCCTGTACTTCAGTCAGGGCAGATGTCTGGATAACAATTACATCTTGAACCCGTCCTTCCGCTACTCGTTCCACCGTGTATTGGAAAGGATGTGACGGATCCAACTCCCCATCCGAAAACTTCGGAGCTGTTCCTTCATATACTTGTCGGTCATTTTTATAGACACGGTAATAACCACCTATGTCACTCCACGTAAACGATATATTATCCAATGAATGGTCCATTTGTTGAATTTCGAATAATTTCTCCATTTGCGATCTACTCCTTTATATCCATTTCATCTGAAAAAGATAAGACTTCTTCAGATAATTATGTAACGTTTAGCATACGGTTATACTTGACCACCTAAGCGCAAACACTCATTTTCATACTTGTCAATCTGTTTATTGCAGGATCATTTTATCCTAACCCATCTATATGATATAATTAGCTTGTCTGATACATAGTCACCACTAGGGGTGCCAACATTTGGCTGAGATGCAATTATGCAAACCCTTTGAACCTGATCTAGGACAACCTAGCGGAGGGAAGTGGGTAGTTTTTATACCCAACCGCCCATCCTAGTATGGGCTTTTTGTATATATACCTTTATAAGGGGGAAAAGAAACATGCAGCTTATTCAACAACTGCGACAAGAGCAACCACTTGTCCACTGCATCACGAATTTTGTGGTAGCCAACTTCCAAGCTAACGGGTTACTTGCAATAGGCGCATCTCCTGTAATGGCCGATGCAGTGGAAGAGGCGGAAGATATCGCAAGAATCGCCGCTTGTAGCATTCTAAATATTGGAACGTTAAAACAACAAACGGTAGACGCAATGATTTTATCGGGGAAAAGTGCACGTGCAGCCGGAAAGCCTGTTGTCTTGGATCCAGTTGGGGCAGGTGCAACGCCTTTTCGTAAAGCAAGTGTTCTCAAAGTTTTAGACGAAGTAGACGTCACATTAGTTCGTTGTAATGCTGGGGAGTTGGCGGCAATTGCAGATATTCCATGGAATGCTAAAGGAGTAGATGCGGGCGAAGGACAAGCAGACATTGAAGACGTTGCAAAACAGACAGCACGCAAGCATAACTGTCTAGTAGCAGTTTCAGGCGAAGTGGATATTGTTACTGATGGAT
It encodes the following:
- the thiM gene encoding hydroxyethylthiazole kinase, producing the protein MQLIQQLRQEQPLVHCITNFVVANFQANGLLAIGASPVMADAVEEAEDIARIAACSILNIGTLKQQTVDAMILSGKSARAAGKPVVLDPVGAGATPFRKASVLKVLDEVDVTLVRCNAGELAAIADIPWNAKGVDAGEGQADIEDVAKQTARKHNCLVAVSGEVDIVTDGYTTVSITGGHPMMTTITGTGCLLSSVVGAFLAVGIESPMEAAADALSFYKRAGEQTAQISKGPGDFAMNFLNILHSLDRETKTYFV
- a CDS encoding DUF3238 domain-containing protein; this translates as MEKLFEIQQMDHSLDNISFTWSDIGGYYRVYKNDRQVYEGTAPKFSDGELDPSHPFQYTVERVAEGRVQDVIVIQTSALTEVQEDEHPLQRLVITTIAASSQIALSWEWIKDVEKFDIYRNGQYLETITDNRFIDREISPSEAVVYSVSATCPLIDSNQKMNVSKSIASKVYEVIMPPNPNNKPTEEVYTFSVRVKQRDQLLTPIADRKKVNEVKQWKFRYATFLKEDIIKNPNLFSPIPYFTGDDRDFNPEGKSFRTRVDIEGEFIGGDSTLQFTKATGPSIGMNYMKRYKRHDHASVDGIEIERLEGKSTEVLFAINHDVGNPLTASPPIHYEVKAHLDQQGNLDLVGYHNDAPHHEVYLALDDEDWRSLHRTESEGLAYLTGVLGDNYWRYMTCN
- a CDS encoding spore germination protein codes for the protein MSIDLDSLQQLFLRSSDIQFQPYTFQSHTVYFITCDSMFDAQLLNEVVIPNVRKLYDDNKESISEQVLCSSLYIPKLQIPKTEKELITLMYTGHVLVYFEELQLVVAGNIESKPNRSPEETRLEVPVKGPRDNFIEDISVNIALIRKRLPTNSLCVEKFELGARSKTSVALMYFDDIASEDTLNQLRTQLGKVNTDIVFSGDALMELVNKKALLFPRSDYTGRPDNAIQSLARGRFVILVDGVTYAVITPISLFLLMKTSEDFEFPSLQSSIQRLLRLGSLLIGLLLPAFWLALTSFHQDQLPIQLLATIVQANIGLPFPSIFEMLLMLGLFELFREAGLRLPTVIGSTIGVVGGLIIGDAAIRAGLTSPAMIVVIATSTIAVYTLVNQSLVTAVSALRVFFILLTGLMGLFGFYVSLFATLLYLSTIHTFGVPYLSISTDIKWKNIKKTLFRLPTEQYNERPDVLHPKDKTRQKGTGE
- a CDS encoding Ger(x)C family spore germination protein produces the protein MKKTALFATLCLTLLLAGCWDMREPERMLYVNGLGVDYVDNQFHIYIQIIDFANTPKSEQPVSDIPQAEVGFAKADTFDDALAQLYHSVDQQVFWGHASYIVVSEKVLEHGKLNAVIDRITRYLETRYQIWLYATKDPVQDVLLVRPVINKALTLSKLGDPDNSYEQESFVYPTNIRELIIGLDEPGHEAAIPLINVKDNWESSKESVAAPVLSGIASISRHHFKGFITGSSARGLQWMTKKTKRGRISFKTESDDHVSIIVDKVKPTITPINKNGVKFNVEVDIEASLSTKEGSISIKEIKKRLEEEISKQILETYKEAMEKNIDIYRFSEHLYRKDLKTWKKYEQDGGIELTEESISKLNVRVTKLNSDRKSFQETIK